The following proteins are encoded in a genomic region of Drosophila willistoni isolate 14030-0811.24 chromosome 2L unlocalized genomic scaffold, UCI_dwil_1.1 Seg196, whole genome shotgun sequence:
- the LOC6640483 gene encoding trehalase encodes MAAAQSCENGPQSSSVGGENRNVYTKGLLLETVQRSNMFPDCKTFVDMPMRYPPERILGDFELFSNCRRNDGSLYFLQMFVEKHFDPKGSELEKFTPTDWKSEPLYADKICDIEMKQFGYKLNELWKELCYRLKDDVQRNPDMYSSIYVPNPFIVPGGRYTEFYYWDSYWILLGLLASGMHQTAKGMIDNFLYLIKQYGFIPSGGRIYYYGRSHPPLLIYMMKAYVDVTKDEEYAIKSLPLLETEFNNFRERHKVEVQGFTMYHYQDFSTGPRPESFREDIAHSDGLCNESLKEEYFSEIKSACESGMDCSSRWFINEEGTNQGTLTDTKTRCIVPVDLNSILFRSGKMLSAFYSKAGNTAKAEEYQDIACDLAKAIRDVLWNEECGIWLDYDLANQKPRPYFSVSNFFPLWTRAFPIVDREKIASSVMAYIKSNQLDEFLGGVPNTLVNTGLSWDYPNVSPCMMFVLIEGLENLCTPEATALSQRWGHRWIKSNYEAYRKDGHMFEKYNCENFGLKAACPKVETQTGFGWTNGVVIYFLSKYGNELCLTDTSDGSKPKVSAPVKKKNLIITSEDHMQLQAKDSCDCEDNEKAALSSPASKGADSSAFYTPNSDDCLQCPSEKSQRPSVVRFPPSGSQEQECTNKDIAIGQIPCPAAMSKQSSATARSAQICQFCGRMVRPENIDQQQTGCYPEDESPMQQQQSICPCQSEAAATEQQDKSTSPYHEDQPQRQQQYPLRQDKSTCVSSHQDQAKMQQMASKCANKVTGPCVPCNGSATDSTQPEQTFVSKQFPLADPKSMGFGLCSDQDALPSQSKPQEKESL; translated from the exons ATGGCTGCCGCCCAAAGCTGTGAAAATGGTCCTCAGTCTTCGTCAGTGGGGGGCGAAAACAG GAATGTCTATACCAAAGGCCTCTTATTGGAGACGGTACAAAGATCGAATATGTTTCCCGATTGCAAAACCTTTGTGGATATGCCAATGCGTTATCCACCTGAACGTATTCTTGGAGATTTTGAACTGTTCAGCAATTGCCGCCGTAATGATGGCTCATTATATTTTCTGCAAATGTTTGTCGAAAAACATTTTGATCCTAAAGGATCTGAGCTAGAGAAATTCACACCCACCGATTGGAAATCGGAACCACTGTATGCTGATAAAATTTGCGATATTGAGATGAAACAATTTGGTTATAAATTAAACGAACTATGGAAAGAGTTATGTTATCGACTTAAAGATGATGTCCAACGTAATCCTGATATGTATTCCTCGATCTATGTGCCCAATCCGTTTATAGTTCCTGGAGGAAGATACACAGAGTTCTACTACTGGGATTCATATTGGATATTACTTGGACTCCTTGCTAGTGGAATGCATCAAACGGCCAAGGGAATGATTGATAATTTTCTTTATCTAATTAAACAATATGGCTTTATACCAAGTGGAGGAAGGATCTATTATTATGGACGTTCTCACCCACCGCTGTTGATTTACATGATGAAGGCCTATGTTGATGTAACAAAAGATGAAGAATATGCCATCAAATCTTTGCCTCTGCTCGAAACTGAATTTAATAACTTCCGAGAGAGACATAAAGTGGAAGTTCAGGGTTTTACCATGTATCACTATCAGGATTTCTCAACGGGTCCTCGTCCAGAATCGTTTCGCGAAGATATTGCCCATTCTGACGGCCTTTGCAATGAGTCGTTAAAGGAAGAATATTTCTCGGAAATAAAATCAGCATGTGAATCGGGAATGGATTGCAGTTCCAGATGGTTCATTAATGAAGAAGGAACTAATCAGGGTACTTTAACAGATACCAAAACTCGTTGCATAGTTCCGGTCGATTTGAATTCCATTCTGTTTCGCAGTGGCAAAATGTTATCTGCATTTTATAGCAAAGCAGGAAATACCGCAAAGGCTGAAGAGTATCAGGATATAGCTTGCGATTTGGCCAAGGCCATTCGAGATGTTTTGTGGAATGAGGAATGTGGCATTTGGTTGGACTACGATCTGGCGAACCAAAAGCCAAGACCATATTTTAGTGTCTCTAACTTTTTTCCCCTTTGGACCAGAGCTTTTCCCATAGTGGATAGAGAGAAAATAGCCAGCTCTGTAATGGCTTACATTAAAAGCAATCAGTTAGATGAGTTTCTTGGTGGAGTACCAAATACTTTGGTCAATACGGGTCTTTCATGGGATTATCCTAATGTTTCGCCTTGTATGATGTTTGTCTTGATTGAGGGACTGGAGAATTTGTGTACTCCCGAGGCTACGGCCTTGTCCCAGCGTTGGGGCCATCGTTGGATCAAGTCAAACTATGAAGCTTATAGAAAAGATGGTCATATGTTTGAAAAG TATAATTGCGAAAACTTTGGATTAAAGGCGGCATGCCCTAAAGTTGAGACTCAAACTGGCTTCGGTTGGACTAATGGAGTTGTCATATATTTCCTCTCGAAATACGGTAATGAATTGTGTTTGACAGACACCAGCGATGGATCTAAACCAAAAGTCAGTGCACcagtgaagaaaaaaaatcttatTATTACCAGCGAAGATCATATGCAGCTACAGGCCAAAGATTCTTGTGATTGTGAAGATAACGAAAAAGCTGCTCTATCGAGTCCTGCATCAAAAGGAGCGGACAGTTCCGCTTTTTATACTCCAAATTCGGATGACTGTCTGCAATGTCCGAGTGAGAAATCACAAAGACCCAGTGTCGTTCGTTTTCCGCCTAGTGGCAGTCAAGAACAAGAATGTACAAATAAGGATATTGCTATTGGTCAAATTCCATGCCCAGCAGCCATGTCAAAGCAATCCAGCGCAACTGCAAGATCCGCTCAAATTTGTCAATTTTGTGGCAGAATGGTGCGCCCGGAAAATATTGATCAGCAGCAGACCGGATGTTATCCAGAAGATGAATCACCaatgcagcaacaacagtCGATTTGTCCTTGTCAAAGTGAAGCGGCTGCTACTGAACAACAGGATAAGTCAACTTCGCCATATCACGAGGATCAGCCACAACGACAACAGCAGTACCCATTGCGACAAGACAAATCCACTTGCGTTAGTTCACACCAAGATCAAGCAAAGATGCAGCAAATGGCGTCCAAGTGCGCAAATAAAGTCACCGGACCATGTGTGCCATGTAATGGCTCTGCAACGGATAGTACCCAACCCGAGCAAACATTTGTGAGCAAACAATTTCCACTGGCTGATCCAAAGAGCATGGGATTTGGTCTGTGCTCGGATCAGGATGCGTTACCAAGCCAGTCTAAGCCCCAAGAAAAGGAATCCCTCTGA
- the LOC6640681 gene encoding LOW QUALITY PROTEIN: trehalase (The sequence of the model RefSeq protein was modified relative to this genomic sequence to represent the inferred CDS: deleted 2 bases in 1 codon): MAAQQCPCGCAPRPLGYGNMEIYTRGTLLDTVQRSEIYPDCKTFVDMKMRHPADTILSNFRRLRNCKRVNGHAPDLKDFVEHHFDGSGSELMIWTPSDWQAEPPYVSKIRDSELKKFALKLNDQWKQLGRQISNDVQQNPDLYSLIYVPNPFIIPGGRFREYYYWDSYWIIVGLLASGMFQTARGMIDNFLSIVRQYGFIPNGGRIYYYGRCQPPLLVQMMKAYVDKTDDEKYAIQSLPLLESEIETFLEYHKVEVEGGYIMYQYRDTSAGPRPEAYREDLASAQDFASDAEKELHYTELKAACESGMNFSSRWFVNSSDSVGALLDMKTSSIVPVDLNAILFRNCKTLSYFNKKAGNTDKEKHYQQIACRLVRAIRDVLWNEEAGIWFDYDVTNKIPRPYYSITNFYPLWMRAFPIMERKKISKSVMDYIEFNMLDDYPGGVPVTLLNTNQQWDYPNVWPCMMYVLIEGLENLGTTEAKDMSRRWADRWIMVNYEGYRKSGLMYEKYNCENSGAPGVGGEYETQTGFGWSNGVAIYYLAKYGMDLCVPPDQADNRFEKIEDEKSMANCIVTSADNMDNDQSTTNTLNEDKNLDSKKVEDEDMGQSNHEGATTTCGGKCAICGYVHSPVNNEEPTQKTKDTNEEPLNADESNENCNKENKDLAPKSNKNKVDPNTCDENHEDCKGKCNVCGLLK, translated from the exons ATGGCTGCCCAACAATGTCCTTGCGGGTGCGCACCTCGTCCTTTGGGCTACGGGAATAT GGAGATTTACACCAGAGGCACCTTGTTGGACACAGTTCAGAGATCGGAAATATATCCCGATTGTAAAACATTTGTGGATATGAAAATGCGTCATCCTGCCGACAcaattttatcaaattttcgTCGTTTACGTAATTGTAAGCGAGTCAATGGCCATGCGCCAGATTTAAAAGATTTTGTGGAACACCATTTCGATGGAAGTGGTTCCGAACTAATGATTTGGACGCCTAGCGATTGGCAAGCTGAACCTCCATATGTGAGCAAAATTCGTGATTCCGAACTAAAGAAATTTGCCTTAAAATTGAATGATCAATGGAAACAATTGGGACGTCAAATTTCAAATGATGTACAACAAAATCCCGATTTGTATTCTTTGATATATGTGCCCAATCCCTTTATAATACCAGGAGGAAGATTTAGAGAATACTATTACTGGGATTCATATTGGATAATAGTTGGACTTCTAGCGAGTGGAATGTTTCAGACAGCTAGGGGAATGATTGATAATTTTTTGTCGATAGTCAGACAGTATGGTTTCATACCAAATGGTGGAAGGATCTATTACTATGGACGATGTCAACCGCCATTGTTGGTACAAATGATGAAGGCCTATGTCGATAAAACCGATGATGAGAAATATGCCATACAATCGTTGCCTTTGCTTGAATCGGAAATTGAAACTTTTCTCGAATATCATAAGGTTGAAGTTGAGGGTGGTTATATCATGTATCAATATCGGGATACATCGGCGGGTCCACGTCCCGAAGCATATCGTGAAGATCTAGCAAGTGCTCAGGACTTTGCCAGTGATGCAGAAAAGGAACTACACTATACTGAATTGAAGGCTGCCTGTGAATCAGGAATGAATTTCAGCTCACGATGGTTTGTAAATTCATCCGATTCTGTGGGGGCCCTCTTG GATATGAAAACTAGTTCCATAGTTCCAGTCGATTTGAATGCCATTCTTTTTCGGAATTGTAAGACTTTGTCGTACTTTAACAAGAAAGCTGGAAATACCGATAAGGAAAAGCATTATCAGCAAATAGCCTGTCGCTTGGTCCGGGCCATCAGAGATGTTTTGTGGAACGAAGAGGCTGGAATATGGTTTGATTACGATGTGACGAATAAAATACCCCGACCATATTATAGTATAACCAACTTTTACCCCCTATGGATGAGAGCTTTTCCCATTatggagagaaaaaaaatatcgaAATCTGTAATGGATTATATCGAATTCAATATGTTAGATGACTATCCCGGTGGAGTACCCGTAACTTTGCTCAACACAAATCAGCAATGGGATTATCCTAATGTCTGGCCTTGTATGATGTATGTTTTGATTGAAGGACTCGAGAATTTGGGCACAACCGAAGCAAAGGACATGTCAAGACGTTGGGCTGATCGTTGGATAATGGTGAATTATGAGGGCTATCGTAAATCAGGATTAATGTATGAGAAG TACAATTGTGAGAATTCTGGAGCCCCTGGTGTTGGAGGTGAGTATGAGACACAAACTGGTTTTGGTTGGTCCAATGGTGTGGCCATATATTATCTAGCCAAATATGGCATGGATTTGTGTGTGCCGCCTGATCAAGCTGATAATAGATTCGAAAAGATAGAGGATGAAAAATCGATGGCTAATTGCATTGTAACTAGTGCTGATAATATGGATAATGATCAAAGTACTACAAATACCTTAAACGAAGATAAAAATCTTGATTCTAAGAAAGTCGAAGATGAGGATATGGGTCAAAGTAATCATGAAGGAGCCACGACTACTTGTGGGGGCAAATGTGCCATATGCGGTTATGTACACTCTCCTGTGAATAATGAAGAACCCACACAAAAAACTAAGGATACTAATGAAGAGCCATTGAATGCTGATGAAAGCAatgaaaattgtaataaagaaaataaggatTTGGCTCCGAAGagtaataaaaacaaagtgGATCCAAATACATGTGACGAAAATCATGAGGACTGTAAAGGAAAATGCAATGTATGCGGACTTTTGAAGTAA